A single Dermacentor variabilis isolate Ectoservices chromosome 9, ASM5094787v1, whole genome shotgun sequence DNA region contains:
- the LOC142557542 gene encoding uncharacterized protein LOC142557542, which yields MHASNFCKLFLLASFFNTTVHSKPASSDLCEPDATSEAIGDRSTCTFATAVDVDWDRIPRELTAVSCRCPDRRCSVRDGGDFRCQQVTQATSVAYRVRGSSSTLRNETIHVVSACVCATSWSVASPGGVGRPPALVSGAEDSQH from the coding sequence ATGCATGCTTCGAACTTCTGCAAACTTTTTCTGCTTGCATCTTTCTTCAACACCACCGTCCACTCGAAGCCCGCGTCCAGCGACCTCTGCGAGCCGGACGCCACGTCCGAAGCCATCGGCGACAGGTCGACGTGCACGTTCGCGACTGCGGTGGACGTGGACTGGGACCGGATACCGCGCGAGTTGACCGCGGTCTCTTGCAGGTGTCCGGATCGGAGGTGCAGCGTTCGAGACGGCGGCGACTTCAGGTGCCAGCAGGTGACGCAGGCGACGAGCGTAGCCTACCGCGTGCGCGGGTCGTCGTCGACGCTGCGTAACGAAACTATCCACGTGGTTAGCGCCTGCGTGTGTGCGACCTCCTGGAGCGTGGCTTCTCCGGGAGGCGTAGGGAGGCCACCGGCTCTGGTGTCGGGAGCCGAGGACTCGCAACATTGA